A single Salmo trutta chromosome 14, fSalTru1.1, whole genome shotgun sequence DNA region contains:
- the LOC115207303 gene encoding elastase-1 — MLRFVLLSALAVLVLAVDLVPQPRYLEDVPEQRVVGGEVAQPNSWPWQISLQYQSGSSYYHTCGGSLIRRGWVMTAAHCVDSQRTWRVVLGDHNLNSNEGKEQIMTVNKVYIHNRWNSINVAGGYDIALLRLDTEASLNSAVQLAALPPSDQILPNNNPCYITGWGRTSTGGPLSNSLKQAWLPSVDHQTCSSSSWWGSTVKTTMVCAGGGANSGCNGDSGGPLNCQVNGQYYVHGIASFVSSAGCNANRKPTVFTRVSAYISWMNGIMG, encoded by the exons ATGTTGAGGTTCGTCCTGTTGAGCGCTCTCGCAGTCCTGG TGTTGGCTGTGGATCTGGTTCCCCAGCCCAGATACCTGGAAGATGTTCCTGAGCAGAGAGTTGTGGGTGGTGAGGTCGCCCAGCCCAACTCCTGGCCCTGGCAG ATATCTCTCCAGTACCAGTCTGGCAGCTCCTACTACCACACCTGTGGAGGTAGTCTGATCAGGAGAGGATGGGTCATGACTGCTGCTCACTGTGTGGACAG CCAGAGGACTTGGCGTGTGGTTCTGGGAGACCACAACCTGAACAGCAACGAGGGTAAAGAGCAGATCATGACCGTCAACAAAGTCTACATCCACAACAGGTGGAACTCAATCAACGTCGCTGGAGG ATATGACATCGCTCTGCTGCGTCTGGACACCGAGGCTTCCCTGAACTCTGCTGTCCAGCTggctgctcttcctccctctgaCCAGATCCTGCCCAACAACAACCCTTGCTACATCACTGGATGGGGACGCACCTCCA CCGGCGGACCTCTGTCCAACAGCCTGAAGCAGGCTTGGCTACCCAGTGTTGACCACCAGACCTGCTCCAGCTCTAGCTGGTGGGGATCTACCGTCAAGACCACCATGGTCTGTGCCGGTGGCGGAGCCAACTCTGGTTGCAAC GGAGACTCTGGCGGCCCCCTGAACTGCCAGGTCAACGGTCAGTACTATGTCCACGGTATTGCCAGCTTCGTTTCCAGTGCCGGATGCAACGCCAACCGCAAGCCCACCGTCTTCACCCGTGTGTCTGCTTACATCAGCTGGATGAACGGG ATCATGGGTTGA